One Chitinophaga varians DNA window includes the following coding sequences:
- a CDS encoding DNA cytosine methyltransferase, which yields MESKLIRHGSLFSGIGGFDLAANWCGWETAFHCEVDDFCRKVLHYYWPHAVAIGNIADHDWKKWRGKVDILSGGWPCQKYSVAGSRIGSEPLKEVLLDVVDAIRPAWAVLENVFGFITGKFAQEHDLLCQRLEAMGYEVQTLCIDAASCGVPTMERHVWIVAAATGQRRTRRSQQSIPDLTGAPFLFQRGDPGMFDRWTLPENRVCDLGEGIPDGLDIETIQAKAWHTQSLKAIGNAIVPQIAYYLFSAINETIKKK from the coding sequence ATGGAAAGTAAATTAATCCGCCACGGGTCTTTATTCTCGGGCATTGGCGGCTTTGATCTGGCTGCCAACTGGTGCGGCTGGGAGACAGCGTTTCATTGTGAAGTAGATGACTTCTGCAGGAAGGTGCTTCACTATTACTGGCCTCACGCTGTTGCTATCGGCAATATCGCAGATCATGACTGGAAGAAGTGGAGAGGCAAAGTCGATATCCTCTCGGGAGGTTGGCCCTGCCAGAAGTATTCAGTGGCAGGAAGTAGAATTGGATCTGAACCGCTCAAGGAGGTCCTGCTGGACGTTGTGGATGCAATCCGGCCGGCATGGGCGGTGCTTGAAAACGTTTTTGGCTTTATTACTGGAAAATTTGCCCAGGAACACGATCTGCTCTGCCAGCGACTGGAAGCCATGGGCTACGAAGTCCAGACGCTTTGTATTGATGCTGCAAGCTGTGGTGTACCAACGATGGAACGGCACGTCTGGATTGTTGCAGCGGCCACTGGCCAGCGACGTACACGGCGCTCTCAGCAATCGATACCGGACCTCACCGGAGCACCGTTCCTATTTCAAAGAGGTGATCCGGGAATGTTCGACAGATGGACGTTACCCGAAAATAGAGTTTGTGACCTGGGTGAAGGGATTCCCGATGGACTGGACATTGAAACCATTCAGGCGAAAGCCTGGCATACCCAAAGCTTAAAGGCCATAGGCAACGCGATTGTCCCTCAGATTGCCTATTACCTGTTTTCTGCAATAAATGAAACCATAAAGAAAAAATAG
- a CDS encoding plasmid mobilization relaxosome protein MobC, translating into MERVKKRKGLQLPHVIPIRISEEKYRELSGLLQQSHCRSMSELLRKIIDNRKIIVGNVDQGNRLMLEELALIRKEVLAIGVNINQATRRVNSERLPADRLGHALEIVRLFQQADERISRLFTLMAKLSERW; encoded by the coding sequence ATGGAAAGGGTGAAAAAGAGAAAAGGTCTGCAGCTTCCGCATGTTATTCCCATCCGGATAAGCGAGGAAAAATACCGGGAGCTTTCCGGTTTATTACAGCAAAGCCATTGCCGTTCTATGAGTGAGCTGCTCCGGAAAATTATTGATAATCGTAAGATTATCGTTGGGAATGTGGACCAGGGTAACCGGTTAATGCTGGAAGAGCTGGCGCTGATAAGAAAGGAAGTCCTGGCCATTGGTGTCAATATTAATCAGGCAACCCGCCGTGTGAATTCGGAAAGACTGCCGGCAGATCGCCTCGGCCATGCACTTGAGATCGTCCGTTTATTTCAGCAGGCGGATGAGCGGATAAGCCGGTTGTTTACCCTGATGGCTAAACTTTCGGAACGATGGTAG
- a CDS encoding relaxase/mobilization nuclease domain-containing protein: MVAKIVCGKSIRKALYYNEHKVGLGDAVLLHSGGYLQDTATISFKQKLQRFTDLTRLNERTKTNAVHISLNFSPADMLDADRLRSIADEYLQLIGWGEQPFLLYQHMDAGHPHVHIVTTNINRYGERIETHNIGRIQSERARKHIEESFGLVKAEDQKKEPYTSLQPIDINQVSYGKQPTKAAISRVVREVVATYKFSSFQEFNALLSQFNVYADRGKENSLMYRNGGIQYRLLDDHGSIAGVPIKASSIFTSPTLVNLEKLYPGYKMERKPYGERIKHLVSKALITATTMESLQQQLREKGIRLLLYRNTEGKVYGMSLIDNATRCIFKASDLGKDFSAAKVMEKLESFGGTDQNTADNQPPKFTKEQAPTQFPAQAAAVFFSLWDDLTSDEHTESSTGTLRRKRKILGL; encoded by the coding sequence ATGGTAGCTAAGATCGTCTGTGGCAAAAGCATTCGGAAGGCGCTGTACTATAATGAGCATAAAGTGGGATTGGGTGATGCCGTACTGCTACACTCCGGCGGGTACCTGCAGGACACAGCCACAATTTCCTTCAAGCAGAAGCTACAACGCTTTACGGATCTTACCCGGCTCAACGAACGGACAAAGACCAATGCCGTACATATCTCGCTCAACTTTTCGCCGGCAGATATGCTCGATGCTGATAGGCTGCGGAGTATTGCTGATGAGTATCTGCAGCTTATTGGTTGGGGAGAGCAGCCGTTCCTGTTATATCAACACATGGATGCCGGGCATCCGCATGTCCATATCGTCACCACCAATATCAACCGTTACGGAGAGCGTATCGAAACCCATAACATCGGTAGGATCCAATCGGAACGGGCCCGCAAACATATCGAGGAAAGCTTCGGCCTGGTGAAGGCCGAAGACCAGAAGAAAGAGCCGTATACATCCCTACAGCCTATAGATATCAACCAGGTCAGTTATGGGAAGCAGCCGACCAAAGCAGCGATTTCCAGGGTGGTCCGCGAGGTGGTGGCCACCTATAAGTTCTCGTCATTCCAGGAGTTCAATGCGCTGCTCTCCCAGTTCAATGTGTATGCCGACCGGGGAAAAGAGAATAGCCTGATGTACCGTAACGGAGGAATACAGTACCGCCTTCTGGATGATCATGGTAGTATTGCCGGCGTCCCGATAAAGGCCAGCAGCATCTTTACCAGCCCAACCCTGGTTAACCTGGAAAAGCTATATCCGGGCTATAAAATGGAGCGAAAGCCATACGGCGAACGGATAAAGCACCTGGTGTCAAAAGCGTTGATTACCGCCACTACCATGGAATCACTGCAGCAACAGCTCAGGGAAAAAGGCATTCGGCTATTGTTATACAGGAACACCGAAGGAAAAGTCTACGGCATGTCCCTCATCGACAACGCCACCCGGTGTATTTTCAAAGCGTCCGACCTCGGAAAGGATTTCAGCGCTGCGAAGGTGATGGAAAAGCTGGAAAGCTTTGGCGGTACTGATCAAAATACAGCGGACAACCAGCCACCAAAATTTACCAAAGAGCAAGCCCCCACTCAGTTTCCGGCCCAAGCAGCCGCTGTATTCTTTTCGCTTTGGGATGACCTTACCAGCGACGAGCATACGGAAAGCAGCACCGGCACTTTACGAAGAAAAAGGAAAATCCTAGGCTTATAG
- a CDS encoding YWFCY domain-containing protein has product MNTGENAEALRKITDLVRKSSIVILGLHFYYYCYQAFIIWGFTYKITEQVLAGIAGTGLFRNFFISKFFSLGLLVVSLVGIMGKKNEKLTVPAALRPLIIGLVVFGLSHILLKLDASVQVLAGLYMIITSLGFLLILHGGTLLTRLLKDKLQGDIFNKLQETFPQEERLLENEYSINLPAKYNFKGKVHNSYINLINPFRGSLLCGTPGSGRRK; this is encoded by the coding sequence ATGAATACAGGAGAGAACGCCGAGGCGCTCAGAAAGATCACGGACCTGGTCCGAAAATCCAGCATTGTTATCCTGGGCCTGCATTTCTATTATTACTGCTATCAGGCATTTATCATCTGGGGGTTTACGTATAAGATAACGGAGCAGGTCCTGGCAGGTATTGCCGGTACCGGATTATTCCGAAATTTCTTTATTTCTAAGTTTTTCTCATTGGGCCTGCTGGTTGTATCGCTGGTGGGCATCATGGGGAAAAAGAATGAAAAGCTGACGGTACCCGCCGCCCTGCGGCCACTGATCATCGGCCTTGTCGTATTTGGTCTTAGCCATATATTGCTTAAACTGGATGCTTCTGTCCAGGTGCTGGCCGGTTTATATATGATCATAACCAGCCTGGGATTCCTGCTCATCCTTCATGGCGGGACCTTGCTGACACGGCTCCTGAAAGACAAACTGCAAGGAGACATCTTCAATAAGCTACAGGAAACCTTCCCGCAGGAAGAGCGGCTACTGGAAAATGAATACAGTATCAACCTGCCGGCGAAATACAATTTCAAGGGAAAAGTTCACAACAGTTATATTAATCTGATCAACCCCTTCCGGGGGTCCCTTCTGTGCGGGACCCCCGGATCCGGGCGAAGAAAATAG
- a CDS encoding type IV secretory system conjugative DNA transfer family protein: MVRHVITQHIQKGFSMFVYDFKFPDLSLIAYNTFLKNKHAYKKVPKFYTINFDDLSRSHRCNPLDPASMTDITDATESSRTIMLGLNREWIRKAGDFFVESPINFLTGIIWFLKKYKSGRYCTLPHCIELMQMPYDQLFPVLRTEPEIEVLINPFVLAYINGAMEQLEGQIASAKITLARLSSPQLYYVISGNEFALDINNPDDPKILCMGNNPQKLQVYGPVLSLFVTRMLKLVNQKGKLKSSLVIDELPTIYIGGQSGVEATIASARSNLVSTFLAVQDISQLKKDYGKEIADVIFGIVGNIISGQVGGDTAKALSERFGRIMQQRESYSINSSETSVSKSTQLEAAIPASTISSLSSGEFVGSVADNPDMKIVLKNFHCEIQNDHAAIAAEEKSYIPVPKVRDITQAEIDANYAAIKGDVVQLIEDVMEHIYNTPELTHLLIARE, encoded by the coding sequence GTGGTGCGCCACGTCATCACGCAACATATCCAGAAGGGTTTCTCGATGTTCGTGTACGATTTCAAGTTCCCGGACCTATCGCTGATCGCCTACAATACATTCCTTAAAAACAAACACGCCTATAAGAAAGTACCGAAGTTCTATACCATAAACTTCGACGATCTCTCGCGCTCGCACCGCTGCAATCCGCTGGATCCTGCAAGCATGACCGATATCACGGATGCCACGGAGAGCTCCCGGACGATCATGCTGGGGCTCAACAGGGAATGGATCCGTAAGGCGGGCGATTTTTTTGTGGAATCACCCATAAATTTTCTCACGGGCATAATCTGGTTTTTAAAGAAGTATAAGTCTGGCAGGTACTGCACGCTGCCGCATTGCATCGAGCTGATGCAGATGCCCTATGACCAGCTTTTCCCTGTGCTACGTACCGAGCCTGAGATCGAGGTACTGATCAATCCTTTCGTTCTCGCCTATATCAACGGCGCCATGGAGCAGCTGGAGGGTCAGATAGCCAGTGCAAAGATAACGCTGGCAAGGCTTTCAAGCCCACAGTTGTACTATGTGATCTCCGGCAATGAGTTCGCGTTGGATATTAATAATCCTGACGACCCGAAGATACTCTGCATGGGCAACAACCCGCAGAAGCTCCAGGTATACGGGCCGGTGCTTTCACTGTTTGTTACCAGGATGCTTAAGCTGGTCAATCAGAAAGGAAAGCTCAAATCCAGCCTGGTTATCGATGAGCTGCCCACTATTTATATCGGCGGCCAATCGGGTGTCGAAGCTACCATAGCATCTGCGAGATCCAATCTGGTCAGCACTTTTCTGGCAGTACAGGACATCAGCCAGCTCAAGAAGGATTATGGTAAGGAGATTGCCGATGTAATCTTCGGAATCGTCGGCAATATTATATCTGGGCAGGTAGGTGGTGATACTGCGAAAGCCCTATCTGAAAGGTTTGGCCGCATCATGCAGCAACGTGAGAGCTATTCCATCAACAGTTCCGAGACATCAGTCAGCAAATCGACGCAGCTGGAAGCGGCGATCCCCGCTTCGACCATCTCCTCCCTGAGCTCAGGAGAATTCGTGGGAAGCGTCGCTGATAATCCCGACATGAAGATAGTACTTAAGAATTTTCATTGCGAGATTCAAAATGATCATGCAGCTATTGCAGCTGAAGAAAAGAGCTACATACCGGTCCCCAAGGTTCGGGACATAACGCAGGCGGAGATCGATGCCAATTACGCAGCCATTAAGGGAGATGTTGTCCAGCTCATCGAGGATGTGATGGAGCATATTTACAATACGCCGGAGCTGACACATCTGCTGATTGCACGGGAATAG